TATGAAAGTtcgattgaatttttttgaaagaagCTTAGGTATCTTCTTGATATCTGTTCTTACTGGCATTTTAGTGGCTGTTTTAGAAATACAGTTTAGGTTTGCTCTtggaaaatgaaaggaaagagTACTAGGGCCTTGGCAAGTACTTTGGAGTTTGGTGTCCTTTTCAATAACATTATTGAAGCAGTTATTTCCGGATGTCGGATCTGTTTgttgtattaatttttgtttactttttatttatttttggtaaattactaaataaataaataaattttcattttgttttaaaattatggcTTCACATGAGTTTTCTTTTCTGTGATAGTTGCTAGGTGTCAATCAGAAGCAGAGGCAGATGTTGCAGAAGCTGTTGAAGGAGGTGATCTCGGTATTGTTGGGGAGGATGTTCAGGATTTTGGTGATCCTAATTACAGTTCAGCTCCTGAAGTTAAAACTGTTTGCGTTTTCCCCAAAAATAGCGCCAAATGTAAGAACTTTTTGGTGCCGCATCTCTGATTTCaatgttttatgattttgagAGTGATGTGTATTGTCTTTTTGGCTAATCTTGGACAGTGGTTCTGGCTGGAGAACAGACTGAGCTCCTTGTTGGGATGGAAAATATTGGTAATAATTTGCCTTCACTACCTTActgatatatattttacaatgaAGTTTGTTTTTACTGTGTTGAGATAGCAACACACAGTTTATCTTTCCGTAGTTGACTGTGCTTAAATGCTTAGTCTTTTCTGTTAGCCATTTGAGGTTTCCTTCACTCTTATGCATAGCTTACTTCTTTAAATTGCAGGGGAGTCACCCGTGAATGTCATTGCTATCAAAGCCAGTGTTCATCTCCCTTTTGATCACCGTATGCTTGTTCAAAATCTTACAGCAGTGGTAATCATAGAGTTTCTTGATATTGTTCTGgtttaacattttcaaatactCCTGATTCATTAGTTAGTTcagttttcattttgattaatttctattatttcctAACTGAAGAGCTTTGCATAATTTAGTATCTAGCCctttagtttttataaataaaattaatcattcagtgagtttgttttataaaatacaatttagcattcattgattttttaatgaaaaatgtgCCCCACTAAAAAACCACTATTCTAAATGAAGAGTGGAAAAAGAGTGCGGTTGTATGGTCATTTATTAATAATACCGTCATCAGTACAAAGCCAGCGACCAGTACAATTCAGTGGTTGTTTGCCACCAAGTAGAAACATTATCTCTTCCTAACCTAGCAAAGCTATCACAGAAAGGGTTTTAATTTCAGTTATTAGGTGCCCCAATCTTCATACTACTAGATCATTGCCTATAGGATACCTAATAATAACTAAAGAGTTATTCTCTATTTCAGCCTTCATTACTTGAAGCTTGACAAGCCAGCTTAACCCCATGAGCATTGAAACATGCATGTTCTCATGTTGATATGATATCTTATTGGATGTTTTAAATATCCATTGTCAAACATATGGTCAATAATATGAGTTTTATGCATTGCGACACTAGTTTGTGTTTCATTTGTAACTGCTTCCCTACACTAATAGGCTATAACAGTTATAGTCTTATAGTAGAGTCAATTATTTTAACCAGTGCTTGTTAATATGGTGGAGGGATGTTGAACTTGCACTGAGAAGTTATATATCTCGTTTAAGAAACTTTAGCAGAGGATTTGGTACTAGTGTAGATTTTGCTGTATCTTTAACTTTTAATTGTAGACCTTACAAtgattttcaaatatgaaattgagcATGTAAGGCATTCATGCTCTAACTGGTTGTTTTGCAATAATAATGCTGCGCTGTTTTTTTTTGCCTACTTCATTATCAAATCTTTGCTGCTTTATTTGAAAAAGATCTCAAGGCTCTGTGTTGGTACAAAGTTTGTCATGCTCCTTGTAATTTTGGAGTTTTACAGCTTATGTTGTTGCATGAAAGCTGCCTTGTGATGTTTCCTTGTAGATTCTGGAACTGAATATGTCTGTGTTAATGTAGGCTTTCAACAATGCAACTGTACCCCCTTCAGTTCAAGCTACTTTCCCTTACGTATTTGCTGTTAGCAAGTACTTACAGGTAAATGATTACTCCGTGAGATTTATGCCTTGGTACCGTATATAAATTCTCTGTGAGAAGTACAGTTGCGGTAGAGCTTACACATCCAGAATTTTGCTGCAGCCTGGAACTTTTGATCTTGTGGGTTCGATTATCTATGATATTGATCAGCAACCATACCAAAGTACATTCTATAATGGTACCATTGAAGTTGTTGAGGCTGGTGGTTTCCTCAGTGTTGAGTCCGTTTTCCTTGTTACCCTTGGGATTGCACTTCTTGTTCTCCTTGGTTTGTGGCTTCACGGTCAATTTCAGCGTATCACCAAGGTATTGTAGTTGTGCTACCTTGCTATTGTTATATTAATTCACTGCAGTATCCAGTTATTATAAGATCGATGTAACAAGGCTTTTGCtgatagaaattaaaagagCACATCCATGCATACATGTAGGGAAATCAACATTGTTCTAGGTTTCTAGCATTCATGACCTATTTCAAGTTTTCAGCAAGCTGTTTTGctgtgaaaatgttaaatatccgTGATATTTTGTTCTTAAATTGAAGAAAGCTTCAATTTGCAGTGTTACTTTATGTGTTTTATGCTTCTTTTTGTGGAATAAAGCTAATGTGTTTTTgacttatttattttgctagaaAACTAAGAGGGCTCCAAAGGTGGAAGTTGGGACCAGGGCTCCCGATGCTTCACTGGATGAATGGCTTCAGGTTATGTCTTGGCTTATGCAtcacatcatcatcatcatcacttcCCATTCTTTCTATTTTAGCTAGATTTTCTTTTCACTACTCTTGTCCCCAAGAGCTCGTTATCTGTTTATTCAATGGATATGATTGAGGTTATTCATGAGTTCACCATGGGACTTCATCAAATAATGATCTATATAGGAGTGTTACTGACAATTTCTGGTTTTGGTCGTCATAATTTTCAGGGAACTGCTTACACTCAGTCGGCTTCCaaatcaaagaagaagaagtagaTGAGAAAAGTGATCGCTAAATTCGGGCTATTGTAACTCTTGCCAAGGCATTTGGAAAAATTGTAAGTGGGCGCAGGTAGTTCTGAGAATTAGGCCAGGAAAATAGACATATATACCTTTGCTGTTGTAGCATTTGAACTATTTCGGTTTTCACTACATCTTTTCTTGAGGATGCTTAAATCGAGGCTTGTAGAAGCGAAACTAACTGTGATACGAGGCAGGACtaattttacttcttttttttttttctcggtTTCTTTGTTCATCGGATTTCAGATTTTTGGTTTCTGGGTTAAACTTAAGTATTATCAGTGTGGTGGTGGTGTGTTAGAAATCTTGGTCACAGCCGCTGTCACGTTTTCACTGCTATTGGGAAGTATACATTAAATTCCCTTGTTATGTTCCTTTTGTAATCGATTTCAGGTTTAAACATGTTGATTTTTTAACTTACATTTTTAGTGATCAATTTGGAATTTGAACCTAAATTTCACAATCAATTTtgtgattaaaaaaaatcaacaaattagaACCTATTGAACTTGAACttaatttgattcaaaattaaattcatttcaaaCTCAAATGGATTTGAATTGATCCGAAAAAGCCAGTCTTAAATTGAATTCGAAACAGTTTGaacctttttaaatttaaattagaaatagatttaaattcaaaatcaatttcATCTAATTCTAAATCAACTCAAAAAAGAAATATACTTATACCGAAACAGcaaaaagtaattattttattttagaaaaatcattcAATGTTCTGAAATCCACCGTGAACCCTACGAAGCAAAAGTACCAAAACAATCCCCACCTTATACCCGAAGCCTTCTCTATTAAGGATTCCCTCATGTAGGCAAAAAAAGCAACCCCAAAGATAGGTCCAATCACAACTTTATTACCATTCCAATTTATAGACATACGAATAATGTGTCATAGTTGGTCAGGTTGAAGTCGGTGGTTTAGATTCGAATATCATCTTATACAAATGTCTGGCCTAGATTCTCTTTTAGATTAATCTGAATTTAAGTTCCAGCAGGACGAAGAGGTCTTTGCCATTTAatcccttcaaatttttttttataaaaattatggtaaaattacatCTTAACCctttaataatttactattcATCTCTAATTCCTCTTGAAACAATTTTCTAGCTTTATCCATGTCACTAAGCCTTAtctaaattccaaatatattaatatttttatctgaaatatattgatttatttgtaTTGAATTAGACAATAAGTTGGGCTAAaagaaattctttttcttatcACCTAACTTTTCGGCATTATATTAGTCATACATTAAAAACCCCTTAAGGGCAGATCTATAAGTCAAAACTCTAAAGACTAGTCACTAGACTTCCTCCGtccaattattttaattatttaaaatgtataaatattaatctcaacttaaattttaaaatatgtggCTACTCTCACTTCAATCATtcacattattaatatttactatcaagtatatatttttgaatttaaaatttaaatagaaaatattatccacgtcaattattgaattaaaaatattttcagtaaaaatgggatgatttaattttttaaattttaattacaaatattaaatctcaaattccatttaaatttagaaacaaaTGATTCTATATTAATTATTCCTAATATTACTGACTCTAttcttattttctaaattatatagaatttatttaatcgatgaatttaatagatttaatatagattaaatttattttatttagcttAGAGTTCTGCATAGATATAATTAGAGtccaaatatttttatgtatttatatatattatcattatataaatgaaatgatGCGTTATAAATCTAGATAATTAGAATGGAActcttttaaactaaaaatttaaattattttcgaatttgaaatagaaatgaatggaTAATTAGttgtatttattaaatataaataattagttCTAGCTATTATActataaagaaataaagaaataataataaattcaatttttatttttattttttagttatccTATTCTTATTATGGTTATatataagaataaaaatgaaattaaagaaaaaaaattgcaaccCATAGAAATGAAATCCAGATCATAAAGACAGAAGCTAagacgaaaaaaaaaattgaccgtTCGAGTATTCCACCAAATTGCCTGAGAAAATTGAGAGTAAGAGGGACATATATATGTTATGGGATATCTATCTATATTGAATTGCGAAtacataaatgataaaatgttttctgattggaccaaataaaaataaatatgggtCTCCGATAGGGACGAAAGATGATAAACAAACCAAACAAAATAGGTAAAGACCCTTCGATATAAGAATCTGTATCTATATCTACTAAATTCAACAGTTTCACATCAAAACAAAGccaataaataaacaaaagaaagtaaACAAATGAAAGGAGGGGAAAGG
The sequence above is a segment of the Gossypium raimondii isolate GPD5lz chromosome 4, ASM2569854v1, whole genome shotgun sequence genome. Coding sequences within it:
- the LOC105779621 gene encoding translocon-associated protein subunit alpha — encoded protein: MAMKIFSVFFFALLFLASPFLQVARCQSEAEADVAEAVEGGDLGIVGEDVQDFGDPNYSSAPEVKTVCVFPKNSAKLVLAGEQTELLVGMENIGESPVNVIAIKASVHLPFDHRMLVQNLTAVAFNNATVPPSVQATFPYVFAVSKYLQPGTFDLVGSIIYDIDQQPYQSTFYNGTIEVVEAGGFLSVESVFLVTLGIALLVLLGLWLHGQFQRITKKTKRAPKVEVGTRAPDASLDEWLQGTAYTQSASKSKKKK